In Actinomyces marmotae, the DNA window AGTTCAGGTACTGTAGTCAACGTGAGTCACCGGTTGATCCGGTGCTTGTGACCATGTCCGTAACGACACCGAGGTGACGATATGACGCTGCTGACAGCAGACGACGTCCTCAACAAGAAGTTCCAGGCGACGAAGTTCCGCGAGGGTTACGAGCAGGACGAGGTCGACGAGTTCCTTGACGAGGTCGTCGAGGCGATGCGCCAGCTCGAGGCAGAGAACGTCGAGCTCAAGGCGAAGCTCGACGCCGCCAACCGCCGCATCGAGGAGCTCTCCCAGGCCGCTCCCGCGAGCACCGGCGCCGCCCCCGTTGTGGCCTCCGCTCCGGTTGTCAACGAGCCCCCGGCGGTCTCCGCCCCCACTGCCTCCCCGGCGCTGTCGGCCATGTCGGCCATGGGCGGCAACGGCGATGAGCCCGGCGCGGCCTCCGGCATGCTCGAGCTCGCCCAGCGCCTGCACGACGAGCACGTGTCCAACGGTAAGGCCGAGGGTGAGCGCATCGTCGCCGAGGCCCGCGCCACCGGTGAGCAGATCGTCCGCGACGCCGAGGATCAGCGCAACCGCACTCTCGCCCAGCTCGAGAAGGAGCGCTCCGGCCTGGAGCACAAGATCGACGAGCTGCGCCGCTTCGAGTCCGACTACCGGACCCGCCTCAAGAGCTACCTCACCAACCTCCTCACCAACGTCGAGGAGGGCTCCAGCACCGAGGCCGGCCACATCTGATCGGCCCGGCGCCCCGCGCGCCGGCACCGCATGCCCAACGTCGAGGGCGGCGACCCCAGCCGGGTGGCCGCCCTCGACGTGTGGGCGCGCCGCGCTGACTCTTGGAAGAACCCATGACCGACGACGACATCTCCCAGATCAACCCCACGCCCCTGGGCGGCTCGGAGGCCAGGCCCGCCGACCCGAGCGGCTCGGCCCGGGTCCCCGGGCCGGTCACGGCCCCCGGCGGGCCCGCTCCTGTAGCCGCCCCGGGCGAGCCGGGCGGTTCTGCCGCCCCGGGCGAGGATGACGATGATCCCGCCTCTCACCGCGACGAGGCGCCCACTCGCGGAGCGAGCGGTCGGAGCGGCCGCATGGGCGCGCTGCCGGTCGTCTGCCTCATCGCCGCGATCCTCATCGCCGTTGACCAGGTGACGAAGCTGTGGGCCGTGGCGGCCCTGTCCGGGCGCGCGCGGATCCCGATCATCGGCGATCTGCTGGGGCTCGTCCTCGTTCGCAACCCCGGTGCCGCCTTCTCCCTGGCCACAGGCCAGACGTGGATCTTCTCCCTCGTCGCGCTCGTGGTGGTGGTCGTCGTGGTCCGGGCCTCTCGCGGGCTCGGGTCGCGCGCGTGGACGATCACCCTGGGCCTCGTGCTCGGCGGGGCCATCGGCAATCTCATCGACCGGATCGTGCGCGCGCCGGGCTTCCTGCACGGGCACGTCGTCGACTTCATCGACTACGGGGGCCAGTTCGTCGGCAACGTGGCCGACATCGCGATCGTCGGCGCGGCCGGGGTCATCATGGTCCTGTCGGTCCTGGGCGTTAATCTCGATGGCACCCGCACGGGCGAGGACGATGATCATCACGGCGCTGACAGCGCCCAGGGCGCGGTGGTCGCGACCGAGGGGGACGGCGAGACGAGGAGGTCCCGGCGGGCCAGGCGGCGCGATGAGTCGGGGGCGGTCTCATGAGCCGGCGCCTCCTGCCCGTGCCCGATGGGCTCGATGGCGAGCGCGCCGATGCCGCTGTCTCCCGCATGACGGGCCTGTCCCGCTCCAAGGCCGCTGAGATCTGCGCCGAGGGCGGGGCCAGGATGGCGGGCGCCCCTCTGGGGAAGTCGGATCGCGTGGTCGGCGGCGCGATGCTCGAGATCGACCTTCCCGATCCCCGGCCCGCTGAGCCCGTGGCCACCCCGGTGGAGGGGATGGGGATCCTGTACGAGGACGAGGACATCGTCGTCGTCGACAAGCCGGCGGGCGTGGCCGCGCACCCGTCGATGGGCTGGGATGGGCCGGACGTGCTCGGTGCGCTCAAGGCGATGCGCGTGCGCGTGGCGACCTCCGGCGCGGCGGAGCGGCAGGGGATCGTCTCGCGCCTGGACGTGGGCACCTCCGGGGCGATGATCGTGGCCAAGGGGGAGCGCGCGTACTCCGTGCTCAAGAGGGCATTCCGGAACCATGATGTGGACAAGGTCTACCACGCGCTCGTCCAGGGGCATCTCGATCCTTCGTCGGGGACGATCGACGCGCCGATCGGCCGGCATCCGAGCCGGGAGTGGAGGATGGCGATCATCGACGGCGGGCGGGAGTCGATCACCCACTACGACGTCATTGAGGTCATGCCGCGGGCGTGCCTGGCGGAGGTGCACCTGGAGACGGGGCGCACCCACCAGATCCGCGTGCACATGGCGGCGGTGGGGCACCCCTGCGTGGGGGATGAGACCTATGGGGCGGATGCGGCGCTCTCGGCGCGGACCGGGCTGGTCCGGCAGTGGTTGCACGCCGTGGAGCTGGGCATCGACCACCCGATCACGGGGGAGTCGATGCGCTTCCGCTCGGAGTACCCGGAGGACCTGGCGCGCGCCCTCGATGCGATGAGGGCCGTATGAGCCTGGCGGGGACGATAGCGTTGCGGATCCCGTCGGCGACGATCGAGCCGATCGGTTTGACCAGCGCGGTCGGCGATGAGTCGGGGCCCGAGGCTGACGCGCTGCGCCGCGGCGGATGTGCGCCTGGAGGTCTTCGTCGACGA includes these proteins:
- a CDS encoding DivIVA domain-containing protein, which produces MTLLTADDVLNKKFQATKFREGYEQDEVDEFLDEVVEAMRQLEAENVELKAKLDAANRRIEELSQAAPASTGAAPVVASAPVVNEPPAVSAPTASPALSAMSAMGGNGDEPGAASGMLELAQRLHDEHVSNGKAEGERIVAEARATGEQIVRDAEDQRNRTLAQLEKERSGLEHKIDELRRFESDYRTRLKSYLTNLLTNVEEGSSTEAGHI
- a CDS encoding RluA family pseudouridine synthase yields the protein MSRRLLPVPDGLDGERADAAVSRMTGLSRSKAAEICAEGGARMAGAPLGKSDRVVGGAMLEIDLPDPRPAEPVATPVEGMGILYEDEDIVVVDKPAGVAAHPSMGWDGPDVLGALKAMRVRVATSGAAERQGIVSRLDVGTSGAMIVAKGERAYSVLKRAFRNHDVDKVYHALVQGHLDPSSGTIDAPIGRHPSREWRMAIIDGGRESITHYDVIEVMPRACLAEVHLETGRTHQIRVHMAAVGHPCVGDETYGADAALSARTGLVRQWLHAVELGIDHPITGESMRFRSEYPEDLARALDAMRAV
- the lspA gene encoding signal peptidase II produces the protein MTDDDISQINPTPLGGSEARPADPSGSARVPGPVTAPGGPAPVAAPGEPGGSAAPGEDDDDPASHRDEAPTRGASGRSGRMGALPVVCLIAAILIAVDQVTKLWAVAALSGRARIPIIGDLLGLVLVRNPGAAFSLATGQTWIFSLVALVVVVVVVRASRGLGSRAWTITLGLVLGGAIGNLIDRIVRAPGFLHGHVVDFIDYGGQFVGNVADIAIVGAAGVIMVLSVLGVNLDGTRTGEDDDHHGADSAQGAVVATEGDGETRRSRRARRRDESGAVS